A region of Vicinamibacterales bacterium DNA encodes the following proteins:
- a CDS encoding inorganic phosphate transporter — translation MDHSLVIVVVVTALVFDYINGFHDAANSIATVVSTRVLSPGKAVVWAAFFNFAAIFVFGTAVAKTMGSGMIDLKVVTGAVVLAGLFGAIVWDLITWYYGLPTSSSHALIGGYGGAAVAKAGMVAILPSGWTKTLVFIVLSPLIGMALGFAFMAIIFWTCRGMAPSRVDGWFRRLQLLSAALFSLGHGANDAQKTMGIIASALFAGGYIQTFDIPGWVIVAAYLAISAGTLSGGWRIIHTMGSKITRLQPVGGFAAETAGAFSLFMASGLGIPVSTTHTITGAIVGVGSVRRMSAVRWGVAGQIVWAWVLTIPAAALIAAVSYYVLASAGFS, via the coding sequence ATGGATCACTCGCTCGTGATCGTCGTCGTCGTGACGGCGTTGGTGTTCGACTACATCAACGGCTTCCACGACGCCGCCAACTCCATCGCGACCGTCGTCTCGACGCGCGTCCTGTCACCGGGCAAGGCCGTCGTCTGGGCGGCGTTCTTCAACTTCGCCGCAATCTTCGTCTTCGGCACCGCCGTGGCCAAGACCATGGGGTCCGGCATGATCGACCTGAAGGTCGTCACCGGCGCGGTGGTCCTCGCCGGACTGTTCGGGGCGATCGTCTGGGACCTGATCACGTGGTACTACGGACTGCCGACGAGCTCGTCGCACGCGCTCATCGGCGGCTACGGCGGGGCGGCCGTGGCCAAGGCGGGCATGGTCGCCATCCTGCCGTCCGGCTGGACGAAGACGCTGGTGTTCATCGTGCTCTCGCCCCTGATCGGCATGGCGCTCGGCTTCGCGTTCATGGCCATCATCTTCTGGACCTGCCGGGGCATGGCGCCCTCCCGCGTGGACGGGTGGTTCCGGCGCCTCCAGCTCCTGTCGGCGGCGCTCTTCTCGCTCGGGCACGGCGCCAACGACGCCCAGAAGACGATGGGCATCATCGCGAGCGCGCTCTTCGCCGGCGGCTACATCCAGACCTTCGACATTCCCGGATGGGTCATCGTCGCGGCCTACCTCGCCATCTCGGCCGGGACGCTCTCGGGCGGCTGGCGCATCATCCACACGATGGGGTCGAAGATCACGCGGCTGCAGCCGGTCGGCGGGTTCGCCGCCGAGACGGCGGGCGCGTTCTCGCTCTTCATGGCGTCGGGCCTGGGCATTCCGGTGAGCACCACGCACACGATCACGGGCGCCATCGTCGGGGTCGGCTCGGTGCGCCGCATGTCGGCCGTGCGCTGGGGGGTGGCCGGCCAGATCGTCTGGGCCTGGGTGCTCACGATCCCGGCGGCGGCCCTCATCGCCGCCGTGTCCTACTACGTCCTGGCGTCGGCCGGATTCAGCTAG